A DNA window from Drosophila pseudoobscura strain MV-25-SWS-2005 chromosome 2, UCI_Dpse_MV25, whole genome shotgun sequence contains the following coding sequences:
- the Fas1 gene encoding fasciclin-1 isoform X6: MTSSGLRAAAALLLLCAATFAAAAELSDKLRDDSELSQSTAKSFRRLMPVRFYSQVEQNPIANATLTLRSCTIFVPTNEAFQRYKGSIHVLYHITTAAFSKEQLPKSVSSDMDGNPPLYITKNRNGDIYVNNARIIPSLSVEMTNREGKRQVMHIIDEVLQPLSVQKNAKDNINNPDAMQFLQMAEQLELNDFHLRTYRSQVTLAKKESVYQSPGAHTFLIPIDESFKLSARSGLVDAKVIDGHVIPNTVIFTAASQHDDPKTSAAFEDLLKVTVSFFKQKDGKMYVKSNTIVGDAKHREGVVLAEIVKANIPVQNGVVHLIHRPLMIIDTTVTDFLKSFKENGENGALRKFYEVIMDNGGEVLDDITNLSEVTILAPSNDAWNASLIENLLRNRKKMREILNMHIIRDRLNVDKIRQKNANMIAQVPTVNNNTFLYFNVKGEGTDAVITVEGGGVNATIIQADVAQTNGYVHIIDRVLGVPHTTVLGKLESDPMMSDTYKMGQFSHFNDQLNNTQRRFTYFVPRDKGWQKTELDYPSAHKKLFMPDFSYHSKSILERHLAIADHVFTMKDLVQYSEQAGNVVLPTFRDSLQLRVEEEAGHLHDENASHEWTGYVIIWNYKKINVYRPDVECTNGIIHVIDYPLLEEKDVVVSGGSYLTESSICIILANLIMITVAKILN, from the exons ATGACGTCGTCTGGACTCAGAGCGGCggcagcgctgctgctgctctgcgcCGCCACGTTTGCAGCTGCCGCAGAGCTGTCGGACAAATTGCGCGATGATTCGGAGCTTTCTCAG AGCACTGCCAAATCCTTCAGGCGCCTTATGCCAGTTAGG TTCTACAGCCAAGTGGAGCAGAATCCCATTGCCAATGCAACGCTGACGCTGCGCAGCTGCACGATCTTCGTGCCCACCAATGAGGCCTTCCAGCGCTACAAAGGGAGCATCCATGTGCTCTATCACATTA cTACTGCGGCTTTCAGCAAAGAACAACTGCCAAAATCTGTGTCATCCGACATGGACGGCAATCCGCCGCTGTACATCACAAAGAATCGCAATGGTGACATCTACGTGAACAATGCCCGGATCATTCCCTCGCTGAGCGTGGAGATGACCAATCGCGAGGGCAAGCGTCAG GTCATGCACATCATTGACGAGGTGCTGCAGCCACTGTCCGTTCAGAAGAACGCCAAGGACAACATCAACAATCCGGATGCGATGCAATTCCTGCAGATGGCCGAGCAGCTCGAGCTGAATGACTTCCACTTGCGCACCTATCGCTCTCAAGTGACGCTGGCGAAGAAGGAGTCCGTCTACCAGTCGCCCGGAGCTCACACTTTTCTCATTCCCATCGACGAGAGCTTCAAG CTCTCGGCACGGAGTGGCCTGGTGGATGCCAAGGTCATTGATGGCCATGTGATACCAAACACTGTCATCTTCACTGCCGCCTCGCAGCACGATGATCCCAAGACATCGGCTGCATTCGAGGATCTGCTCAAGGTTACCGTCAGCTTCTTCAAGCAAAAGGATGGCAAGA TGTACGTAAAGTCCAATACCATTGTGGGCGACGCCAAGCATCGAGAGGGCGTGGTGCTGGCCGAAATTGTCAAGGCCAACATACCAGTGCAGAACGGAGTCGTCCATTTGATTCACCGCCCGCTGATGATCATCGATACGACCGTCACCGATTTCCTAAAG TCGTTCAAG GAGAACGGCGAGAACGGAGCTCTGAGAAAGTTCTACGAGGTCATTATGGACAACGGCGGCGAAGTGCTGGACGACATCACCAACCTGTCAGAGGTCACAATTCTGGCACCCAGCAATGATGCCTGGAATGCATCCTTAATCGAAAATCTTTTAAG AAACCGCAAGAAGATGAGGGAAATCCTGAACATGCACATTATTAGGGACCGCTTGAATGTGGATAAGATCAGGCAGAAGAATGCCAATATG ATTGCTCAAGTGCCGACCGTCAACAACAACACGTTCCTGTACTTCAACGTCAAGGGCGAGGGCACCGATGCCGTGATCACCGTCGAGGGCGGTGGTGTCAATGCCACTATCATACAGGCCGACGTTGCACAGACCAATGGCTATGTACACATTATCGATCGGGTCCTGGGCGTTCCACACACCACAGTTCTGGGCAAGCTGGAGTCCGATCCCATGATGAG TGACACCTACAAGATGGGCCAGTTCTCACACTTCAACGATCAGCTGAACAACACTCAGCGCCGCTTCACCTACTTCGTGCCCCGGGACAAGGGCTGGCAGAAGACCGAGCTGGACTACCCATCTGCCCACAAGAAGCTCTTCATGCCTGACTTTTCCTATCAT TCAAAGTCTATTCTGGAACGCCATCTGGCCATTGCGGATCATGTGTTCACCATGAAGGATCTGGTGCAGTACTCTGAGCAGGCCGGCAACGTTGTTCTGCCCACATTCCGCGACTCGCTCCAACTCAGAGTGGAAGAGGAGGCTGGAC ACCTACATGATGAGAATGCTAGTCACGAATGGACTG GCTATGTGATCATCTGGAACTACAAGAAGATCAATGTCTATCGGCCCGATGTGGAGTGCACCAATGGAATCATCCATGTCATTGACTATCcgctgctggaggagaaggaCGTGGTTGTGAGCGGAGGTAGCTATCTGACAGAATCAAGCATTTGCATCATTTTGGCCAACCTCATAATGATAACAGTAGCAAAGATCTTGAACTAA
- the Fas1 gene encoding fasciclin-1 isoform X9 — MTSSGLRAAAALLLLCAATFAAAAELSDKLRDDSELSQFYSQVEQNPIANATLTLRSCTIFVPTNEAFQRYKGSIHVLYHITTAAFSKEQLPKSVSSDMDGNPPLYITKNRNGDIYVNNARIIPSLSVEMTNREGKRQVMHIIDEVLQPLSVQKNAKDNINNPDAMQFLQMAEQLELNDFHLRTYRSQVTLAKKESVYQSPGAHTFLIPIDESFKLSARSGLVDAKVIDGHVIPNTVIFTAASQHDDPKTSAAFEDLLKVTVSFFKQKDGKMYVKSNTIVGDAKHREGVVLAEIVKANIPVQNGVVHLIHRPLMIIDTTVTDFLKKNFGCNSFKFLNENGENGALRKFYEVIMDNGGEVLDDITNLSEVTILAPSNDAWNASLIENLLRNRKKMREILNMHIIRDRLNVDKIRQKNANMIAQVPTVNNNTFLYFNVKGEGTDAVITVEGGGVNATIIQADVAQTNGYVHIIDRVLGVPHTTVLGKLESDPMMSDTYKMGQFSHFNDQLNNTQRRFTYFVPRDKGWQKTELDYPSAHKKLFMPDFSYHSKSILERHLAIADHVFTMKDLVQYSEQAGNVVLPTFRDSLQLRVEEEAGHLHDENASHEWTGYVIIWNYKKINVYRPDVECTNGIIHVIDYPLLEEKDVVVSGGSYLTESSICIILANLIMITVAKILN; from the exons ATGACGTCGTCTGGACTCAGAGCGGCggcagcgctgctgctgctctgcgcCGCCACGTTTGCAGCTGCCGCAGAGCTGTCGGACAAATTGCGCGATGATTCGGAGCTTTCTCAG TTCTACAGCCAAGTGGAGCAGAATCCCATTGCCAATGCAACGCTGACGCTGCGCAGCTGCACGATCTTCGTGCCCACCAATGAGGCCTTCCAGCGCTACAAAGGGAGCATCCATGTGCTCTATCACATTA cTACTGCGGCTTTCAGCAAAGAACAACTGCCAAAATCTGTGTCATCCGACATGGACGGCAATCCGCCGCTGTACATCACAAAGAATCGCAATGGTGACATCTACGTGAACAATGCCCGGATCATTCCCTCGCTGAGCGTGGAGATGACCAATCGCGAGGGCAAGCGTCAG GTCATGCACATCATTGACGAGGTGCTGCAGCCACTGTCCGTTCAGAAGAACGCCAAGGACAACATCAACAATCCGGATGCGATGCAATTCCTGCAGATGGCCGAGCAGCTCGAGCTGAATGACTTCCACTTGCGCACCTATCGCTCTCAAGTGACGCTGGCGAAGAAGGAGTCCGTCTACCAGTCGCCCGGAGCTCACACTTTTCTCATTCCCATCGACGAGAGCTTCAAG CTCTCGGCACGGAGTGGCCTGGTGGATGCCAAGGTCATTGATGGCCATGTGATACCAAACACTGTCATCTTCACTGCCGCCTCGCAGCACGATGATCCCAAGACATCGGCTGCATTCGAGGATCTGCTCAAGGTTACCGTCAGCTTCTTCAAGCAAAAGGATGGCAAGA TGTACGTAAAGTCCAATACCATTGTGGGCGACGCCAAGCATCGAGAGGGCGTGGTGCTGGCCGAAATTGTCAAGGCCAACATACCAGTGCAGAACGGAGTCGTCCATTTGATTCACCGCCCGCTGATGATCATCGATACGACCGTCACCGATTTCCTAAAG aaaaattttggGTGTAAT TCGTTCAAG TTCTTGAAC GAGAACGGCGAGAACGGAGCTCTGAGAAAGTTCTACGAGGTCATTATGGACAACGGCGGCGAAGTGCTGGACGACATCACCAACCTGTCAGAGGTCACAATTCTGGCACCCAGCAATGATGCCTGGAATGCATCCTTAATCGAAAATCTTTTAAG AAACCGCAAGAAGATGAGGGAAATCCTGAACATGCACATTATTAGGGACCGCTTGAATGTGGATAAGATCAGGCAGAAGAATGCCAATATG ATTGCTCAAGTGCCGACCGTCAACAACAACACGTTCCTGTACTTCAACGTCAAGGGCGAGGGCACCGATGCCGTGATCACCGTCGAGGGCGGTGGTGTCAATGCCACTATCATACAGGCCGACGTTGCACAGACCAATGGCTATGTACACATTATCGATCGGGTCCTGGGCGTTCCACACACCACAGTTCTGGGCAAGCTGGAGTCCGATCCCATGATGAG TGACACCTACAAGATGGGCCAGTTCTCACACTTCAACGATCAGCTGAACAACACTCAGCGCCGCTTCACCTACTTCGTGCCCCGGGACAAGGGCTGGCAGAAGACCGAGCTGGACTACCCATCTGCCCACAAGAAGCTCTTCATGCCTGACTTTTCCTATCAT TCAAAGTCTATTCTGGAACGCCATCTGGCCATTGCGGATCATGTGTTCACCATGAAGGATCTGGTGCAGTACTCTGAGCAGGCCGGCAACGTTGTTCTGCCCACATTCCGCGACTCGCTCCAACTCAGAGTGGAAGAGGAGGCTGGAC ACCTACATGATGAGAATGCTAGTCACGAATGGACTG GCTATGTGATCATCTGGAACTACAAGAAGATCAATGTCTATCGGCCCGATGTGGAGTGCACCAATGGAATCATCCATGTCATTGACTATCcgctgctggaggagaaggaCGTGGTTGTGAGCGGAGGTAGCTATCTGACAGAATCAAGCATTTGCATCATTTTGGCCAACCTCATAATGATAACAGTAGCAAAGATCTTGAACTAA
- the Fas1 gene encoding fasciclin-1 isoform X7, whose product MTSSGLRAAAALLLLCAATFAAAAELSDKLRDDSELSQSTAKSFRRLMPVRFYSQVEQNPIANATLTLRSCTIFVPTNEAFQRYKGSIHVLYHITTAAFSKEQLPKSVSSDMDGNPPLYITKNRNGDIYVNNARIIPSLSVEMTNREGKRQVMHIIDEVLQPLSVQKNAKDNINNPDAMQFLQMAEQLELNDFHLRTYRSQVTLAKKESVYQSPGAHTFLIPIDESFKLSARSGLVDAKVIDGHVIPNTVIFTAASQHDDPKTSAAFEDLLKVTVSFFKQKDGKMYVKSNTIVGDAKHREGVVLAEIVKANIPVQNGVVHLIHRPLMIIDTTVTDFLKENGENGALRKFYEVIMDNGGEVLDDITNLSEVTILAPSNDAWNASLIENLLRNRKKMREILNMHIIRDRLNVDKIRQKNANMIAQVPTVNNNTFLYFNVKGEGTDAVITVEGGGVNATIIQADVAQTNGYVHIIDRVLGVPHTTVLGKLESDPMMSDTYKMGQFSHFNDQLNNTQRRFTYFVPRDKGWQKTELDYPSAHKKLFMPDFSYHSKSILERHLAIADHVFTMKDLVQYSEQAGNVVLPTFRDSLQLRVEEEAGHLHDENASHEWTGYVIIWNYKKINVYRPDVECTNGIIHVIDYPLLEEKDVVVSGGSYLTESSICIILANLIMITVAKILN is encoded by the exons ATGACGTCGTCTGGACTCAGAGCGGCggcagcgctgctgctgctctgcgcCGCCACGTTTGCAGCTGCCGCAGAGCTGTCGGACAAATTGCGCGATGATTCGGAGCTTTCTCAG AGCACTGCCAAATCCTTCAGGCGCCTTATGCCAGTTAGG TTCTACAGCCAAGTGGAGCAGAATCCCATTGCCAATGCAACGCTGACGCTGCGCAGCTGCACGATCTTCGTGCCCACCAATGAGGCCTTCCAGCGCTACAAAGGGAGCATCCATGTGCTCTATCACATTA cTACTGCGGCTTTCAGCAAAGAACAACTGCCAAAATCTGTGTCATCCGACATGGACGGCAATCCGCCGCTGTACATCACAAAGAATCGCAATGGTGACATCTACGTGAACAATGCCCGGATCATTCCCTCGCTGAGCGTGGAGATGACCAATCGCGAGGGCAAGCGTCAG GTCATGCACATCATTGACGAGGTGCTGCAGCCACTGTCCGTTCAGAAGAACGCCAAGGACAACATCAACAATCCGGATGCGATGCAATTCCTGCAGATGGCCGAGCAGCTCGAGCTGAATGACTTCCACTTGCGCACCTATCGCTCTCAAGTGACGCTGGCGAAGAAGGAGTCCGTCTACCAGTCGCCCGGAGCTCACACTTTTCTCATTCCCATCGACGAGAGCTTCAAG CTCTCGGCACGGAGTGGCCTGGTGGATGCCAAGGTCATTGATGGCCATGTGATACCAAACACTGTCATCTTCACTGCCGCCTCGCAGCACGATGATCCCAAGACATCGGCTGCATTCGAGGATCTGCTCAAGGTTACCGTCAGCTTCTTCAAGCAAAAGGATGGCAAGA TGTACGTAAAGTCCAATACCATTGTGGGCGACGCCAAGCATCGAGAGGGCGTGGTGCTGGCCGAAATTGTCAAGGCCAACATACCAGTGCAGAACGGAGTCGTCCATTTGATTCACCGCCCGCTGATGATCATCGATACGACCGTCACCGATTTCCTAAAG GAGAACGGCGAGAACGGAGCTCTGAGAAAGTTCTACGAGGTCATTATGGACAACGGCGGCGAAGTGCTGGACGACATCACCAACCTGTCAGAGGTCACAATTCTGGCACCCAGCAATGATGCCTGGAATGCATCCTTAATCGAAAATCTTTTAAG AAACCGCAAGAAGATGAGGGAAATCCTGAACATGCACATTATTAGGGACCGCTTGAATGTGGATAAGATCAGGCAGAAGAATGCCAATATG ATTGCTCAAGTGCCGACCGTCAACAACAACACGTTCCTGTACTTCAACGTCAAGGGCGAGGGCACCGATGCCGTGATCACCGTCGAGGGCGGTGGTGTCAATGCCACTATCATACAGGCCGACGTTGCACAGACCAATGGCTATGTACACATTATCGATCGGGTCCTGGGCGTTCCACACACCACAGTTCTGGGCAAGCTGGAGTCCGATCCCATGATGAG TGACACCTACAAGATGGGCCAGTTCTCACACTTCAACGATCAGCTGAACAACACTCAGCGCCGCTTCACCTACTTCGTGCCCCGGGACAAGGGCTGGCAGAAGACCGAGCTGGACTACCCATCTGCCCACAAGAAGCTCTTCATGCCTGACTTTTCCTATCAT TCAAAGTCTATTCTGGAACGCCATCTGGCCATTGCGGATCATGTGTTCACCATGAAGGATCTGGTGCAGTACTCTGAGCAGGCCGGCAACGTTGTTCTGCCCACATTCCGCGACTCGCTCCAACTCAGAGTGGAAGAGGAGGCTGGAC ACCTACATGATGAGAATGCTAGTCACGAATGGACTG GCTATGTGATCATCTGGAACTACAAGAAGATCAATGTCTATCGGCCCGATGTGGAGTGCACCAATGGAATCATCCATGTCATTGACTATCcgctgctggaggagaaggaCGTGGTTGTGAGCGGAGGTAGCTATCTGACAGAATCAAGCATTTGCATCATTTTGGCCAACCTCATAATGATAACAGTAGCAAAGATCTTGAACTAA
- the Fas1 gene encoding fasciclin-1 isoform X2 has translation MTSSGLRAAAALLLLCAATFAAAAELSDKLRDDSELSQSTAKSFRRLMPVRFYSQVEQNPIANATLTLRSCTIFVPTNEAFQRYKGSIHVLYHITTAAFSKEQLPKSVSSDMDGNPPLYITKNRNGDIYVNNARIIPSLSVEMTNREGKRQVMHIIDEVLQPLSVQKNAKDNINNPDAMQFLQMAEQLELNDFHLRTYRSQVTLAKKESVYQSPGAHTFLIPIDESFKLSARSGLVDAKVIDGHVIPNTVIFTAASQHDDPKTSAAFEDLLKVTVSFFKQKDGKMYVKSNTIVGDAKHREGVVLAEIVKANIPVQNGVVHLIHRPLMIIDTTVTDFLKKNFGCNSFKENGENGALRKFYEVIMDNGGEVLDDITNLSEVTILAPSNDAWNASLIENLLRNRKKMREILNMHIIRDRLNVDKIRQKNANMIAQVPTVNNNTFLYFNVKGEGTDAVITVEGGGVNATIIQADVAQTNGYVHIIDRVLGVPHTTVLGKLESDPMMSDTYKMGQFSHFNDQLNNTQRRFTYFVPRDKGWQKTELDYPSAHKKLFMPDFSYHSKSILERHLAIADHVFTMKDLVQYSEQAGNVVLPTFRDSLQLRVEEEAGHLHDENASHEWTGYVIIWNYKKINVYRPDVECTNGIIHVIDYPLLEEKDVVVSGGSYLTESSICIILANLIMITVAKILN, from the exons ATGACGTCGTCTGGACTCAGAGCGGCggcagcgctgctgctgctctgcgcCGCCACGTTTGCAGCTGCCGCAGAGCTGTCGGACAAATTGCGCGATGATTCGGAGCTTTCTCAG AGCACTGCCAAATCCTTCAGGCGCCTTATGCCAGTTAGG TTCTACAGCCAAGTGGAGCAGAATCCCATTGCCAATGCAACGCTGACGCTGCGCAGCTGCACGATCTTCGTGCCCACCAATGAGGCCTTCCAGCGCTACAAAGGGAGCATCCATGTGCTCTATCACATTA cTACTGCGGCTTTCAGCAAAGAACAACTGCCAAAATCTGTGTCATCCGACATGGACGGCAATCCGCCGCTGTACATCACAAAGAATCGCAATGGTGACATCTACGTGAACAATGCCCGGATCATTCCCTCGCTGAGCGTGGAGATGACCAATCGCGAGGGCAAGCGTCAG GTCATGCACATCATTGACGAGGTGCTGCAGCCACTGTCCGTTCAGAAGAACGCCAAGGACAACATCAACAATCCGGATGCGATGCAATTCCTGCAGATGGCCGAGCAGCTCGAGCTGAATGACTTCCACTTGCGCACCTATCGCTCTCAAGTGACGCTGGCGAAGAAGGAGTCCGTCTACCAGTCGCCCGGAGCTCACACTTTTCTCATTCCCATCGACGAGAGCTTCAAG CTCTCGGCACGGAGTGGCCTGGTGGATGCCAAGGTCATTGATGGCCATGTGATACCAAACACTGTCATCTTCACTGCCGCCTCGCAGCACGATGATCCCAAGACATCGGCTGCATTCGAGGATCTGCTCAAGGTTACCGTCAGCTTCTTCAAGCAAAAGGATGGCAAGA TGTACGTAAAGTCCAATACCATTGTGGGCGACGCCAAGCATCGAGAGGGCGTGGTGCTGGCCGAAATTGTCAAGGCCAACATACCAGTGCAGAACGGAGTCGTCCATTTGATTCACCGCCCGCTGATGATCATCGATACGACCGTCACCGATTTCCTAAAG aaaaattttggGTGTAAT TCGTTCAAG GAGAACGGCGAGAACGGAGCTCTGAGAAAGTTCTACGAGGTCATTATGGACAACGGCGGCGAAGTGCTGGACGACATCACCAACCTGTCAGAGGTCACAATTCTGGCACCCAGCAATGATGCCTGGAATGCATCCTTAATCGAAAATCTTTTAAG AAACCGCAAGAAGATGAGGGAAATCCTGAACATGCACATTATTAGGGACCGCTTGAATGTGGATAAGATCAGGCAGAAGAATGCCAATATG ATTGCTCAAGTGCCGACCGTCAACAACAACACGTTCCTGTACTTCAACGTCAAGGGCGAGGGCACCGATGCCGTGATCACCGTCGAGGGCGGTGGTGTCAATGCCACTATCATACAGGCCGACGTTGCACAGACCAATGGCTATGTACACATTATCGATCGGGTCCTGGGCGTTCCACACACCACAGTTCTGGGCAAGCTGGAGTCCGATCCCATGATGAG TGACACCTACAAGATGGGCCAGTTCTCACACTTCAACGATCAGCTGAACAACACTCAGCGCCGCTTCACCTACTTCGTGCCCCGGGACAAGGGCTGGCAGAAGACCGAGCTGGACTACCCATCTGCCCACAAGAAGCTCTTCATGCCTGACTTTTCCTATCAT TCAAAGTCTATTCTGGAACGCCATCTGGCCATTGCGGATCATGTGTTCACCATGAAGGATCTGGTGCAGTACTCTGAGCAGGCCGGCAACGTTGTTCTGCCCACATTCCGCGACTCGCTCCAACTCAGAGTGGAAGAGGAGGCTGGAC ACCTACATGATGAGAATGCTAGTCACGAATGGACTG GCTATGTGATCATCTGGAACTACAAGAAGATCAATGTCTATCGGCCCGATGTGGAGTGCACCAATGGAATCATCCATGTCATTGACTATCcgctgctggaggagaaggaCGTGGTTGTGAGCGGAGGTAGCTATCTGACAGAATCAAGCATTTGCATCATTTTGGCCAACCTCATAATGATAACAGTAGCAAAGATCTTGAACTAA
- the Fas1 gene encoding fasciclin-1 isoform X8: MTSSGLRAAAALLLLCAATFAAAAELSDKLRDDSELSQSTAKSFRRLMPVRFYSQVEQNPIANATLTLRSCTIFVPTNEAFQRYKGSIHVLYHITTAAFSKEQLPKSVSSDMDGNPPLYITKNRNGDIYVNNARIIPSLSVEMTNREGKRQVMHIIDEVLQPLSVQKNAKDNINNPDAMQFLQMAEQLELNDFHLRTYRSQVTLAKKESVYQSPGAHTFLIPIDESFKLSARSGLVDAKVIDGHVIPNTVIFTAASQHDDPKTSAAFEDLLKVTVSFFKQKDGKMYVKSNTIVGDAKHREGVVLAEIVKANIPVQNGVVHLIHRPLMIIDTTVTDFLKKNFGCNSFKFLNENGENGALRKFYEVIMDNGGEVLDDITNLSEVTILAPSNDAWNASLIENLLRNRKKMREILNMHIIRDRLNVDKIRQKNANMIAQVPTVNNNTFLYFNVKGEGTDAVITVEGGGVNATIIQADVAQTNGYVHIIDRVLGVPHTTVLGKLESDPMMSDTYKMGQFSHFNDQLNNTQRRFTYFVPRDKGWQKTELDYPSAHKKLFMPDFSYHSKSILERHLAIADHVFTMKDLVQYSEQAGNVVLPTFRDSLQLRVEEEAGRYVIIWNYKKINVYRPDVECTNGIIHVIDYPLLEEKDVVVSGGSYLTESSICIILANLIMITVAKILN; this comes from the exons ATGACGTCGTCTGGACTCAGAGCGGCggcagcgctgctgctgctctgcgcCGCCACGTTTGCAGCTGCCGCAGAGCTGTCGGACAAATTGCGCGATGATTCGGAGCTTTCTCAG AGCACTGCCAAATCCTTCAGGCGCCTTATGCCAGTTAGG TTCTACAGCCAAGTGGAGCAGAATCCCATTGCCAATGCAACGCTGACGCTGCGCAGCTGCACGATCTTCGTGCCCACCAATGAGGCCTTCCAGCGCTACAAAGGGAGCATCCATGTGCTCTATCACATTA cTACTGCGGCTTTCAGCAAAGAACAACTGCCAAAATCTGTGTCATCCGACATGGACGGCAATCCGCCGCTGTACATCACAAAGAATCGCAATGGTGACATCTACGTGAACAATGCCCGGATCATTCCCTCGCTGAGCGTGGAGATGACCAATCGCGAGGGCAAGCGTCAG GTCATGCACATCATTGACGAGGTGCTGCAGCCACTGTCCGTTCAGAAGAACGCCAAGGACAACATCAACAATCCGGATGCGATGCAATTCCTGCAGATGGCCGAGCAGCTCGAGCTGAATGACTTCCACTTGCGCACCTATCGCTCTCAAGTGACGCTGGCGAAGAAGGAGTCCGTCTACCAGTCGCCCGGAGCTCACACTTTTCTCATTCCCATCGACGAGAGCTTCAAG CTCTCGGCACGGAGTGGCCTGGTGGATGCCAAGGTCATTGATGGCCATGTGATACCAAACACTGTCATCTTCACTGCCGCCTCGCAGCACGATGATCCCAAGACATCGGCTGCATTCGAGGATCTGCTCAAGGTTACCGTCAGCTTCTTCAAGCAAAAGGATGGCAAGA TGTACGTAAAGTCCAATACCATTGTGGGCGACGCCAAGCATCGAGAGGGCGTGGTGCTGGCCGAAATTGTCAAGGCCAACATACCAGTGCAGAACGGAGTCGTCCATTTGATTCACCGCCCGCTGATGATCATCGATACGACCGTCACCGATTTCCTAAAG aaaaattttggGTGTAAT TCGTTCAAG TTCTTGAAC GAGAACGGCGAGAACGGAGCTCTGAGAAAGTTCTACGAGGTCATTATGGACAACGGCGGCGAAGTGCTGGACGACATCACCAACCTGTCAGAGGTCACAATTCTGGCACCCAGCAATGATGCCTGGAATGCATCCTTAATCGAAAATCTTTTAAG AAACCGCAAGAAGATGAGGGAAATCCTGAACATGCACATTATTAGGGACCGCTTGAATGTGGATAAGATCAGGCAGAAGAATGCCAATATG ATTGCTCAAGTGCCGACCGTCAACAACAACACGTTCCTGTACTTCAACGTCAAGGGCGAGGGCACCGATGCCGTGATCACCGTCGAGGGCGGTGGTGTCAATGCCACTATCATACAGGCCGACGTTGCACAGACCAATGGCTATGTACACATTATCGATCGGGTCCTGGGCGTTCCACACACCACAGTTCTGGGCAAGCTGGAGTCCGATCCCATGATGAG TGACACCTACAAGATGGGCCAGTTCTCACACTTCAACGATCAGCTGAACAACACTCAGCGCCGCTTCACCTACTTCGTGCCCCGGGACAAGGGCTGGCAGAAGACCGAGCTGGACTACCCATCTGCCCACAAGAAGCTCTTCATGCCTGACTTTTCCTATCAT TCAAAGTCTATTCTGGAACGCCATCTGGCCATTGCGGATCATGTGTTCACCATGAAGGATCTGGTGCAGTACTCTGAGCAGGCCGGCAACGTTGTTCTGCCCACATTCCGCGACTCGCTCCAACTCAGAGTGGAAGAGGAGGCTGGAC GCTATGTGATCATCTGGAACTACAAGAAGATCAATGTCTATCGGCCCGATGTGGAGTGCACCAATGGAATCATCCATGTCATTGACTATCcgctgctggaggagaaggaCGTGGTTGTGAGCGGAGGTAGCTATCTGACAGAATCAAGCATTTGCATCATTTTGGCCAACCTCATAATGATAACAGTAGCAAAGATCTTGAACTAA